A section of the Streptomyces xinghaiensis S187 genome encodes:
- a CDS encoding thiamine pyrophosphate-requiring protein: MSQVADYVLNRLTEWGVQRVYGYPGDGINGLLGAFDRAAGKPEFIQTRHEEMAAFMAVGHAKFTGEVGCCAATSGPGAVHLLNGLYDAKLDHKPVVAIVGQQKTLCLGSHYQQEIALEQLFADVSEFCQMVVHPGQARHVIDRAFKTALTTRGVATVIIPEDIQEADAQPSPPKAHGSVFSSVGWSPSRMLPDEDELRRAAAVLNEGEKVAMLIGQGAAGAEGEVIETAELLGAGVAKALLGRDVLPDDLPWVTGPIGLLGSKASDEMIQNCDTLLMVGSSFPYSEWLPDEGQARGVEIDIDGRMIGIRYPMEAHLVGDAKETLRALIPLLRRKEDRGWRAEIEKNVKEWNRICDKRAGQHFDGTINPQAVASELSPRLPDNAIVTADSGSGTNWWARHLKLREGMRASLSGTLATMGPGVPYAIAARFAHPDRPVIAFVGDGAFQMNGMNEMITVKRYLDRLAGGPPFIFCIFNNQDLNQVTWEQRAMGGDPKFPGSQTIPDVPYAAYAELLGLRGIRCESPKKIGSAWDEALSAGGPVVLEFKVDAEIAPIPPHIMLEQGKKAAEAAVHDPERTGIVRRGVRQKLTEYAERLPGRDGG; encoded by the coding sequence ATGAGCCAGGTCGCCGACTACGTACTCAACCGCCTGACCGAATGGGGCGTCCAGCGGGTCTACGGCTATCCCGGCGACGGGATCAACGGCCTGCTCGGCGCCTTCGACCGGGCCGCCGGGAAACCGGAGTTCATCCAGACCCGGCACGAGGAGATGGCCGCCTTCATGGCCGTCGGCCACGCCAAGTTCACCGGCGAGGTCGGCTGCTGCGCGGCCACCTCCGGACCGGGAGCCGTCCACCTGCTGAACGGCCTGTACGACGCCAAGCTCGACCACAAGCCGGTGGTCGCGATCGTCGGCCAGCAGAAGACCCTCTGCCTCGGCTCCCACTACCAGCAGGAGATCGCCCTCGAACAGCTCTTCGCGGACGTCTCCGAGTTCTGCCAGATGGTGGTCCACCCGGGGCAGGCCCGGCACGTCATCGACCGGGCGTTCAAGACCGCCCTCACCACCCGCGGGGTCGCCACGGTCATCATCCCGGAGGACATCCAGGAGGCCGACGCCCAGCCCTCGCCGCCCAAGGCGCACGGCTCGGTCTTCTCCAGCGTCGGCTGGAGCCCGTCCCGGATGCTGCCCGACGAGGACGAACTGCGCCGCGCCGCGGCCGTCCTCAACGAGGGCGAGAAGGTGGCGATGCTCATCGGGCAGGGCGCGGCCGGCGCCGAGGGCGAGGTGATCGAGACCGCCGAGCTCCTCGGCGCGGGGGTCGCCAAGGCCCTGCTCGGACGGGACGTCCTCCCCGACGACCTGCCGTGGGTCACCGGCCCCATCGGCCTGCTGGGCAGCAAGGCCAGCGACGAGATGATCCAGAACTGCGACACCCTGCTGATGGTCGGCAGCAGCTTCCCCTATTCGGAGTGGCTGCCCGACGAGGGGCAGGCGCGCGGGGTGGAGATCGACATCGACGGGCGCATGATCGGGATCCGCTATCCGATGGAGGCCCACCTCGTCGGCGACGCCAAGGAGACGCTGCGCGCCCTCATCCCGCTGCTCAGGCGGAAGGAGGACCGCGGCTGGCGTGCGGAGATCGAGAAGAACGTCAAGGAGTGGAACCGCATCTGCGACAAGCGGGCCGGACAGCACTTCGACGGCACCATCAACCCGCAGGCCGTCGCGAGTGAACTCTCCCCCCGGCTCCCGGACAACGCCATCGTCACCGCGGACTCCGGGTCGGGCACCAACTGGTGGGCCCGCCACCTGAAGCTGCGCGAGGGCATGCGCGCCTCGCTCTCCGGGACGCTCGCCACCATGGGGCCCGGGGTGCCGTACGCGATCGCCGCCCGGTTCGCCCATCCGGACCGCCCCGTGATCGCCTTCGTCGGGGACGGCGCGTTCCAGATGAACGGCATGAACGAGATGATCACGGTCAAGCGCTATCTGGACCGGCTCGCGGGCGGCCCGCCGTTCATCTTCTGCATCTTCAACAACCAGGACCTCAACCAGGTCACCTGGGAGCAGCGGGCCATGGGCGGGGACCCCAAGTTCCCCGGTTCCCAGACCATCCCGGACGTGCCCTACGCGGCCTACGCCGAACTCCTCGGCCTGCGCGGCATCCGCTGCGAGTCGCCGAAGAAGATCGGCAGCGCGTGGGACGAGGCGCTGTCCGCGGGCGGCCCCGTCGTCCTGGAGTTCAAGGTCGACGCGGAGATCGCGCCGATCCCGCCGCACATCATGCTGGAGCAGGGCAAGAAGGCGGCGGAGGCGGCCGTCCACGACCCCGAGCGGACCGGCATCGTCAGGCGCGGCGTACGGCAGAAGCTCACCGAGTACGCGGAGCGGCTGCCGGGCCGGGACGGCGGATGA
- a CDS encoding glycoside hydrolase family 15 protein, with product MTETGAPWVLREYALLADGERGALIGPRGDIAWMCAPRWHSDAVFSGLMGGSGCFIVAPEDPWNVWGGSYEDGTLIRVSRWVQSGGAITECREALAMPAEPGRAVLLRRIRAVHGDARVVLRLDVRAGFGSHPMRDVRLRAGEWHARSGPLRLRLCGAPEAAPDRDGVLTTRITVPEGGAHDLVLEIGESGPGPSPDPGRLWAETEDAWSRAVPDCGDTAAPRDARHAYAVLHGLTSASGGMVAAATASLPERARTGRNYDYRYAWIRDQCYAGIAVAEHGKQPSADRSVRFITERILADGPGLCPAYTVDGGPVPGERSLPLPGFPGGGRHVGNQAGRQFQLDVFGEALDLLATAARHGRLDRDGVRAVETAAQAVEENWQRPDSGLWELETAWWTHSRLSAVMGLRAAARELRHPDADRWTKLAGAIERETGRRCRHPSGRWQRTSGDPRPDAALLRPLTRGHWPADDPGPALTRREVERQLTQDGYVYRFRHGDQPLGRAEGAFLLCGFLMSGACLADGRLTEAARWFERSRAACGPAGLFAEEYDVTQRQLRGNLPQAFVHALFLESAVKLAEHGG from the coding sequence GTGACGGAGACTGGTGCCCCCTGGGTGCTGAGGGAGTACGCCCTGCTCGCCGACGGCGAGCGGGGCGCCCTCATCGGACCCCGCGGTGACATCGCATGGATGTGCGCCCCCCGCTGGCACAGCGACGCGGTGTTCTCCGGGCTGATGGGCGGCTCCGGCTGCTTCATCGTCGCCCCGGAGGACCCGTGGAACGTCTGGGGCGGCTCCTACGAGGACGGAACGCTGATCCGCGTCAGCCGGTGGGTGCAGAGCGGAGGCGCGATCACCGAGTGCCGTGAGGCGCTGGCCATGCCGGCCGAACCGGGGCGGGCCGTCCTGCTGCGCCGGATCCGGGCCGTCCACGGTGACGCCCGGGTCGTGCTCCGGCTCGACGTCCGGGCCGGTTTCGGCAGCCACCCGATGCGGGACGTCCGCCTGCGGGCGGGGGAGTGGCACGCCCGGAGCGGGCCGCTCCGGCTGCGGCTGTGCGGGGCGCCGGAGGCCGCACCGGACCGGGACGGGGTCCTCACCACCCGGATCACCGTGCCCGAGGGCGGCGCCCACGACCTCGTCCTGGAGATCGGCGAGAGCGGGCCCGGACCCTCACCCGACCCCGGCCGGCTGTGGGCGGAGACCGAGGACGCGTGGTCCCGCGCCGTCCCGGACTGCGGGGACACCGCCGCGCCCCGCGACGCCCGGCACGCGTACGCCGTGCTGCACGGCCTCACCAGCGCCTCCGGGGGCATGGTGGCGGCCGCGACGGCGTCCCTCCCGGAACGCGCCCGGACCGGCCGCAACTACGACTACCGGTACGCCTGGATCCGCGACCAGTGCTACGCGGGCATCGCGGTCGCCGAACACGGGAAGCAGCCGTCGGCGGACCGGTCCGTGCGGTTCATCACCGAGCGGATCCTCGCCGACGGCCCGGGGCTGTGCCCGGCCTACACCGTGGACGGGGGGCCGGTCCCCGGGGAGCGCTCACTGCCGCTGCCCGGCTTCCCCGGTGGTGGCCGCCACGTGGGAAACCAGGCCGGCCGCCAGTTCCAGCTCGACGTCTTCGGCGAGGCCCTGGACCTGCTGGCGACCGCGGCCCGCCACGGCCGGCTGGACCGGGACGGGGTACGGGCCGTGGAGACGGCGGCCCAGGCCGTCGAGGAGAACTGGCAGCGGCCGGACAGCGGCCTCTGGGAACTGGAAACAGCCTGGTGGACCCACTCCCGGCTGTCCGCCGTCATGGGGCTGCGCGCCGCCGCCCGGGAACTCCGCCACCCCGACGCGGACCGCTGGACGAAGCTGGCCGGCGCCATCGAGCGCGAGACCGGACGCCGCTGCCGGCACCCCTCGGGCCGCTGGCAGCGCACCTCTGGGGACCCGCGGCCCGACGCGGCTCTCCTGCGGCCGCTCACCCGCGGCCACTGGCCGGCGGACGATCCGGGGCCCGCCCTGACCCGCCGGGAGGTGGAGCGGCAGCTGACCCAGGACGGCTACGTCTACCGGTTCCGCCACGGGGACCAGCCGCTCGGGCGGGCCGAGGGCGCCTTCCTCCTCTGCGGCTTCCTGATGTCCGGCGCCTGCCTGGCCGACGGCCGGCTGACCGAGGCCGCCCGCTGGTTCGAGCGGAGCCGTGCCGCCTGCGGCCCGGCCGGGCTCTTCGCCGAGGAGTACGACGTCACCCAGCGCCAGCTGCGCGGCAATCTCCCGCAGGCGTTCGTGCACGCCCTGTTCCTGGAGTCGGCGGTGAAGCTGGCGGAGCACGGCGGCTGA
- a CDS encoding DUF4383 domain-containing protein, whose product MSAERPPAARRGLASPAAATAGAVLTGAVFTLVGLLGFIPGITTRYGGMEFAGPHSSALLFGLFGVSVLHNLVHLAFGAAGLSVARAPRFAKPYLVVGGVLYLLLWVYGVGVHRSTAWNFLGLNGPDNWLHLGLGFGMLTLGSLLGTPRRPPDSDEAYGR is encoded by the coding sequence ATGTCCGCAGAACGTCCTCCGGCGGCCCGCCGCGGCCTCGCCTCACCGGCGGCCGCGACGGCTGGCGCCGTGCTGACCGGCGCTGTCTTCACCCTCGTCGGGCTCCTCGGCTTCATCCCGGGGATCACCACCCGGTACGGCGGCATGGAGTTCGCCGGGCCGCACTCCTCGGCCCTGCTCTTCGGGCTCTTCGGCGTCTCGGTCCTGCACAATCTGGTGCATCTGGCGTTCGGCGCGGCGGGGCTGTCCGTGGCGCGGGCACCGCGGTTCGCCAAGCCGTACCTCGTCGTCGGCGGCGTGCTGTACCTACTGCTCTGGGTCTACGGGGTGGGCGTCCACCGCTCCACGGCCTGGAACTTCCTCGGGCTCAACGGCCCCGACAACTGGCTGCACCTCGGACTCGGCTTCGGCATGCTGACCCTGGGCTCCCTGCTCGGCACGCCCCGTCGGCCGCCGGACTCCGACGAGGCGTACGGGCGCTGA
- a CDS encoding cytochrome b: MLFPRKKAGLKARAGAAAETGFTALDNRLPVAEGGSLLRKAFPEHWSYFLGELALYSLVVLVLTGSYLTLFFDPEMTQVRYTGSYEPLRGTLMSGAYASTLDISFDIRGGLLIRQIHHWAALVFVAAIGLHMLRVFFTGAFRKPREVNWVIGVTLFLLAIVEGFAGYSLPDDLLSGTGLRVVQSLLLSVPVAGTYLSFFLFGGEYPGTEIIPRLYIGHVLFIPALLIALVVIHLILVVYLKHTQWGGPGRTNRNVVGKPSFPQFATTSTGLALAVSGILTLLGGLAQINPVWNYGPYRTDQVSMASQPDWYIGFLEGALRLMPPFETTLWGHTLMWNVLVPTAILPALLFLVLYLYPFLEKWVTGDSAEHHLCDRPRDRPTRTGLGAAGITFYAVLLMAGGNDVISLTLEIPLTWLTWFFRFALVLLPVIVFLLTKRLCLGLQDHETQLLEEGEETGEVRQSVEGGLGEGTEPLSREKRYTLLMNRRRVPPPLRLTPPEDGGLPSRRSRLRVALSRWFHRDRAR, encoded by the coding sequence ATGCTCTTTCCGCGGAAGAAGGCCGGGCTCAAGGCCAGGGCCGGGGCCGCCGCCGAGACCGGCTTCACCGCGCTCGACAACCGCCTGCCCGTCGCGGAGGGGGGATCGCTGCTGCGCAAGGCGTTCCCCGAGCACTGGTCGTACTTCCTCGGCGAACTCGCGCTCTACAGCCTGGTGGTGCTGGTCCTGACCGGGTCCTATCTGACCCTCTTCTTCGACCCGGAGATGACGCAGGTCCGCTACACCGGGTCCTACGAGCCCCTCCGGGGCACCCTGATGTCCGGGGCCTACGCCTCCACGCTCGACATCAGCTTCGACATCCGCGGCGGGCTCCTGATCCGGCAGATCCACCACTGGGCGGCGCTGGTCTTCGTGGCCGCCATCGGCCTGCACATGCTGCGCGTCTTCTTCACCGGCGCCTTCCGCAAGCCCCGGGAGGTCAACTGGGTCATCGGGGTGACGCTGTTCCTGCTGGCGATCGTGGAGGGCTTCGCCGGCTACTCGCTCCCCGACGACCTCCTGTCGGGGACCGGGCTGCGGGTGGTGCAGAGCCTGCTGCTGTCGGTCCCGGTGGCCGGCACGTACCTCAGCTTCTTCCTCTTCGGCGGCGAGTATCCCGGGACGGAGATCATCCCCCGGCTCTACATCGGCCACGTCCTGTTCATCCCCGCCCTGCTCATCGCCCTGGTGGTGATCCATCTGATCCTGGTGGTGTACCTCAAGCACACCCAGTGGGGCGGCCCGGGCAGGACCAACCGGAACGTCGTCGGCAAGCCGTCCTTCCCGCAGTTCGCCACCACCTCCACCGGCCTGGCGCTGGCGGTCTCCGGCATCCTGACGCTCCTGGGCGGCCTGGCGCAGATCAACCCGGTGTGGAACTACGGTCCGTACCGGACCGACCAGGTGAGCATGGCCTCCCAGCCGGACTGGTACATCGGTTTCCTGGAGGGCGCCCTGCGCCTGATGCCGCCGTTCGAGACGACGCTGTGGGGCCACACCCTCATGTGGAACGTCCTGGTGCCCACCGCCATTCTCCCCGCGCTGCTCTTCCTCGTCCTGTATCTCTATCCGTTCCTGGAGAAGTGGGTGACCGGTGACTCCGCCGAGCACCATCTCTGCGACCGGCCCCGCGACCGGCCCACCCGCACCGGTCTCGGCGCCGCCGGGATCACCTTCTACGCCGTCCTGCTGATGGCGGGCGGCAACGACGTCATCTCCCTCACCCTGGAGATTCCGCTCACCTGGCTCACCTGGTTCTTCCGCTTCGCCCTCGTCCTGCTCCCGGTGATCGTCTTCCTCCTGACGAAGCGGCTCTGCCTGGGGCTGCAGGACCACGAGACCCAACTGCTGGAGGAGGGCGAGGAGACCGGCGAGGTGCGGCAGAGCGTGGAGGGCGGGCTCGGCGAGGGAACGGAACCGCTCTCCCGGGAGAAGCGCTACACCCTGCTGATGAACCGCCGGCGCGTCCCGCCGCCGCTGCGGCTCACACCGCCGGAGGACGGCGGCCTCCCCTCCCGCCGCAGCCGGCTGAGGGTGGCTCTGAGCCGCTGGTTCCACCGCGACCGGGCCCGCTGA
- a CDS encoding cytochrome c oxidase subunit 4: MKAEALVFTGVAAFFGVVTAVYVVWGSVEPAGTAVLALSFVMSALVSLFLWIQYKQRGARPQDRRQAAVHEAAGPLAFFSPRSYYPVLTAAGAALLGAGVVYGLWLFLVGVGVLIPGIAGFVFQHNDR; this comes from the coding sequence ATGAAGGCGGAGGCCCTGGTCTTCACCGGTGTGGCCGCCTTCTTCGGCGTCGTCACCGCGGTCTACGTCGTCTGGGGGTCCGTGGAGCCGGCCGGCACGGCCGTCCTGGCGCTCTCCTTCGTCATGTCCGCCCTGGTCTCGCTCTTCCTCTGGATCCAGTACAAGCAGCGCGGCGCACGGCCGCAGGACCGCCGGCAGGCGGCGGTCCACGAGGCCGCCGGGCCCCTGGCGTTCTTCTCCCCGCGCAGCTACTACCCGGTGCTCACCGCCGCCGGCGCGGCCCTGCTGGGTGCCGGGGTGGTCTACGGCCTGTGGCTCTTCCTCGTGGGGGTGGGGGTCCTGATCCCGGGCATCGCCGGATTCGTCTTCCAGCACAACGACCGCTGA
- a CDS encoding dienelactone hydrolase family protein has product MVFDTVLIDTGEADLRGDLVSPEPTHGVVAFAHGSGSSRHSPRNQEVARVLQKAGLTTLLFDLLTEEEDRVDAVTAELRFDIPLLGRRLVAAVDWLGRHPGTAGLPVGLFGASTGAAAALIAAAERPDRVRAVVSRGGRPDLAGPALPRVQAPVLLVVGGEDHEVLRMNRDAAERLGGPGTVHVVPGATHLFEEPGTLEQAAAAAQEWFVRTVAGKRTTTAGAGP; this is encoded by the coding sequence ATGGTCTTCGACACCGTTCTCATCGACACCGGAGAGGCGGATCTCCGGGGCGACCTCGTCTCCCCGGAGCCGACCCACGGGGTCGTGGCGTTCGCGCACGGCAGCGGCAGCTCGCGGCACAGTCCGCGCAACCAGGAGGTGGCGCGGGTCCTCCAGAAGGCGGGCCTGACCACCCTCCTGTTCGACCTCCTCACCGAGGAGGAGGACCGGGTGGACGCCGTCACCGCCGAACTCCGCTTCGACATCCCCCTGCTGGGGCGGCGGCTGGTCGCCGCGGTCGACTGGCTCGGACGGCACCCGGGCACGGCGGGGCTCCCCGTCGGCCTCTTCGGTGCCAGCACCGGCGCCGCCGCGGCGCTGATCGCCGCCGCTGAGCGGCCGGACCGGGTACGGGCCGTGGTCTCGCGCGGCGGCCGCCCCGACCTCGCGGGCCCCGCGCTGCCCCGGGTCCAGGCGCCCGTGCTGCTCGTCGTCGGAGGCGAGGACCACGAGGTGCTGCGCATGAACCGGGACGCCGCCGAGCGGCTCGGCGGGCCGGGCACCGTGCACGTCGTCCCGGGCGCCACCCACCTCTTCGAGGAACCGGGGACACTGGAGCAGGCCGCCGCGGCCGCGCAGGAGTGGTTCGTCCGTACGGTGGCCGGCAAGCGGACGACGACGGCCGGGGCGGGCCCGTGA
- a CDS encoding SDR family oxidoreductase, which yields MAENTHHPVAVVTGGTAGVGRATVRRLAADGYDVAVLARGRAGLEGAAEDIRAAGRRALAVPVDVADAEAVEEAADRVERELGSVAVWVNAAFSGFLARFLDVSDEEFRRVTDVTYHGQVNGTRAALRRMCPRDSGVVVNVGSAMSARSIPLQSSYCGAKHAIVGFSESVRTELRADGSRVRVCTVQLPGLNTPQFTWVLNRMPGRPRPVPPVYQPETAARMIAYVARNPRRDAWTGLSTAYTILGNRLAPRFMDWYLARTGIGSQQTGEKTPDRPANLFRPGDDGMDAGAHGPFDDEAHGHDTLGWLARHRRGLAGAGGGALLTAAGVAALRRRTAA from the coding sequence GTGGCAGAGAACACCCACCACCCGGTGGCCGTGGTCACCGGAGGCACCGCCGGCGTCGGCCGGGCCACGGTGCGCCGACTGGCCGCCGACGGCTACGACGTCGCCGTACTGGCCCGGGGCCGCGCCGGTCTGGAGGGAGCCGCCGAGGACATCAGGGCCGCGGGCCGCAGGGCGCTCGCCGTACCCGTGGACGTGGCCGACGCGGAGGCCGTGGAGGAGGCCGCCGACCGGGTGGAACGCGAGTTGGGATCGGTCGCCGTCTGGGTCAACGCGGCCTTCAGCGGCTTCCTCGCCCGGTTCCTCGATGTCTCCGACGAGGAGTTCCGGCGCGTGACCGATGTGACCTACCACGGCCAGGTCAACGGCACCCGGGCCGCGCTCCGGAGGATGTGCCCGCGCGACAGCGGCGTGGTCGTCAACGTCGGCTCCGCCATGAGCGCGCGCAGCATTCCGCTGCAGAGCTCGTACTGCGGGGCCAAGCACGCCATCGTGGGGTTCAGCGAGTCGGTGCGCACGGAGCTGCGGGCGGACGGCAGCCGGGTGCGGGTGTGCACGGTGCAGCTTCCGGGGCTCAACACCCCGCAGTTCACCTGGGTGCTGAACCGCATGCCGGGCCGGCCCCGGCCCGTGCCGCCGGTGTACCAGCCGGAGACGGCCGCCCGGATGATCGCGTATGTCGCGCGGAACCCGCGCCGGGACGCCTGGACCGGCCTCTCCACGGCGTACACGATCCTCGGCAACCGGCTCGCCCCCCGGTTCATGGACTGGTACCTGGCCCGTACGGGCATCGGCAGCCAGCAGACCGGCGAGAAGACACCGGACCGCCCGGCCAACCTCTTCCGGCCCGGCGACGACGGGATGGACGCCGGTGCCCACGGGCCCTTCGACGACGAGGCCCACGGACACGACACCCTGGGCTGGCTCGCCCGGCACCGCAGGGGCCTCGCCGGCGCGGGGGGCGGCGCCCTGCTGACCGCCGCCGGGGTGGCAGCCCTCCGCCGCCGCACGGCGGCGTGA
- the ctaD gene encoding cytochrome c oxidase subunit I: MPREGRWEEHGDTDPAPSTERRVSTGRRVLGWLTTTDHKVIGNLYLVTSFGFFLAAGVMAMLMRAELMRPGMQLMTPFQYNQLFTIHGTIMMLLFATPTFAGFANAVMPLQIGAPDVAFPRLNAFTYWVFLFGGLTVVAGFLTAEGAAPFGWFSYTPLSRAAYSPGAGADLWVMGLIVAGLSTILGAVNFITTIITLRAPGMTLFRMPLFTWNVLFTSILVLLAFPVLTAALFGLAADRMFGAHIFDPANGGALLWQHLFWFFGHPEVYIVALPFFGVITEIIPVFSRKPIFGYLGLIGATMAITGLSATVWAHHMFATGGVLLPFFSLMSFLIAVPTGVKFFNWIGTMWKGSLSFETPMLWSLGFLVSFLLGGLTGVLIASPPMDFHLTDTYFIVAHLHYVLFGTIVFATFAGFYFWWPKMTGRMLDERLGKIHFWLLFTGFHGTFLVHHWLGQQGMPRRYADYLAADGFTALNTVSSLSSFLLGLSTLPFLYNIWKTTQYGEKVTTDDPWGWGRSLEWATSCPPPRHNFHALPRIRSESPAFDLHHPRTSGVGHRPPTASAEHPAGRPESGGRR, translated from the coding sequence GTGCCGCGGGAAGGCCGCTGGGAGGAGCACGGGGACACGGACCCCGCGCCGTCGACGGAACGGCGGGTGAGCACCGGCCGGAGGGTGCTCGGCTGGCTCACCACCACCGACCACAAGGTGATCGGGAACCTGTACCTGGTCACCTCGTTCGGCTTCTTCCTGGCCGCCGGGGTGATGGCGATGCTGATGCGCGCGGAGCTGATGCGGCCCGGGATGCAGCTCATGACGCCGTTCCAGTACAACCAGCTCTTCACGATCCACGGCACGATCATGATGCTGCTGTTCGCGACGCCGACCTTCGCCGGTTTCGCCAATGCCGTCATGCCGCTGCAGATCGGCGCCCCGGATGTGGCGTTCCCCCGGCTCAACGCCTTCACCTACTGGGTGTTCCTCTTCGGCGGGCTGACCGTGGTCGCCGGATTCCTCACCGCCGAGGGGGCGGCGCCCTTCGGCTGGTTCTCCTACACACCGCTGAGCCGGGCGGCGTACTCGCCGGGGGCGGGCGCGGACCTGTGGGTGATGGGGCTGATCGTGGCCGGTCTGAGCACCATCCTGGGCGCCGTCAACTTCATCACCACGATCATCACGCTGCGTGCGCCGGGCATGACGCTGTTCCGGATGCCGCTCTTCACCTGGAACGTCCTGTTCACCTCGATCCTGGTGCTGCTGGCCTTCCCCGTGCTCACCGCCGCGCTCTTCGGGCTGGCCGCGGACCGCATGTTCGGGGCGCACATCTTCGACCCGGCCAACGGCGGCGCGCTGCTGTGGCAGCACCTCTTCTGGTTCTTCGGCCATCCCGAGGTCTACATCGTGGCGCTGCCGTTCTTCGGGGTGATCACCGAGATCATCCCGGTCTTCAGCCGGAAGCCGATCTTCGGCTATCTCGGGCTCATCGGCGCCACCATGGCCATCACCGGCCTCTCCGCGACCGTGTGGGCGCATCACATGTTCGCCACCGGCGGGGTGCTGCTGCCGTTCTTCTCGCTGATGTCCTTCCTCATCGCGGTGCCCACGGGGGTGAAGTTCTTCAACTGGATCGGCACCATGTGGAAGGGATCGCTCTCCTTCGAGACGCCCATGCTGTGGTCGCTCGGCTTCCTGGTGAGCTTCCTCCTCGGCGGCCTCACCGGCGTGCTCATCGCCTCACCGCCGATGGACTTCCACCTCACCGACACCTACTTCATCGTCGCCCATCTGCACTACGTCCTCTTCGGCACCATCGTCTTCGCCACCTTCGCCGGCTTCTACTTCTGGTGGCCGAAGATGACCGGCCGGATGCTCGACGAACGGCTCGGGAAAATCCACTTCTGGCTGCTCTTCACGGGCTTCCACGGCACCTTCCTCGTCCACCACTGGCTGGGGCAGCAGGGGATGCCCCGCCGCTACGCCGACTATCTGGCAGCGGACGGGTTCACGGCACTCAACACCGTCTCCTCGCTCAGCTCGTTCCTGCTCGGCCTCTCCACGCTGCCGTTCCTCTACAACATCTGGAAGACCACCCAGTACGGCGAGAAGGTGACCACGGACGATCCCTGGGGCTGGGGCCGCTCCCTGGAGTGGGCGACGAGCTGCCCGCCGCCCCGGCACAACTTCCACGCCCTCCCCCGGATCAGGTCCGAGTCCCCCGCGTTCGACCTGCACCATCCGCGGACGTCGGGGGTGGGCCACCGTCCGCCGACGGCCTCCGCCGAGCACCCGGCGGGGCGGCCGGAGAGCGGAGGCCGGCGATGA
- a CDS encoding hemerythrin domain-containing protein, whose amino-acid sequence MGHGGNVIDELTTDHREVDEIFGRIEALPPGDARRKELADEAVIELVRHSVAEEMHLYPAVRQYLPDGDSIADKEIEDHSSAERTMKQIEGLEADDPDFDRLIGTLMREIRLHVEDEENNLFPRLRAAADAEELDRLGDKVRQAKQTAPTRPHPASPSKPPANKLLAPGAGLVDRARDALTGRGKSS is encoded by the coding sequence ATGGGACACGGCGGAAACGTCATCGACGAACTGACCACCGACCACCGCGAGGTCGACGAGATCTTCGGACGGATCGAGGCGCTGCCCCCGGGCGACGCCCGGCGGAAGGAACTCGCCGACGAGGCCGTCATCGAACTGGTCCGGCACTCCGTCGCCGAGGAGATGCACCTCTACCCGGCGGTGCGCCAGTACCTGCCGGACGGCGACTCCATCGCCGACAAGGAGATCGAGGACCACTCCTCCGCCGAGCGGACCATGAAGCAGATCGAAGGCCTGGAGGCGGACGACCCCGACTTCGACCGCCTCATCGGCACCCTCATGCGGGAGATCCGCCTGCACGTCGAGGACGAGGAGAACAACCTCTTCCCCCGGCTGCGCGCGGCGGCGGACGCCGAGGAGCTCGACCGGCTCGGCGACAAGGTCCGCCAGGCCAAGCAGACCGCACCCACCCGGCCGCACCCGGCCTCCCCGTCCAAGCCCCCCGCCAACAAGCTGCTCGCCCCGGGGGCGGGGCTCGTCGACCGCGCCCGTGACGCCCTCACCGGACGCGGCAAGAGCAGCTGA